The Candidatus Liberimonas magnetica genome window below encodes:
- a CDS encoding radical SAM protein yields the protein MTGQNKFFLCYLETTRKCNLNCPYCMTKNSEKPNKTELSTQEIKQLVIDEVIKYCSHPSMAFSGGEFLTRKDALEILWYTAKSGMWSFINTNATLLDKAKLREIKKATENRAIFVFSLNSIESKIHEWSRDDSLNTVVKAAKLCQKENINFFFILTISRNNIHTFKKSMDFLKSHGIPVLRSPFVLRGQGSKYQDLLFSKEDMCDVIHPVLREYHLSYVSYAPFFTSPELIEKKQNEFNVNLGQMGCQAAKGFVGVNAEGDVAPCVQLLDSEVKCGNVRETPFYEILKNNDILETVRKRTGLKGKCGICRYKHTCGGCRAVAYYKTGDYLESDPNCFFEPKDENTRSGFEQIQNENAEKFISFISSQEPWSSLFKK from the coding sequence ATGACTGGACAAAACAAATTCTTCCTGTGTTATCTTGAAACAACAAGAAAGTGTAACCTCAATTGCCCTTACTGTATGACAAAAAACTCTGAGAAACCCAACAAGACCGAGTTGTCTACACAGGAAATAAAGCAGCTGGTTATAGACGAAGTAATAAAATATTGTTCCCATCCTTCTATGGCCTTTTCAGGCGGCGAGTTTTTAACCAGGAAAGACGCACTTGAAATACTCTGGTACACCGCAAAAAGCGGAATGTGGTCTTTTATAAATACAAATGCTACACTGCTTGACAAAGCAAAGCTAAGAGAAATTAAAAAAGCTACGGAAAACAGGGCGATATTTGTTTTCTCTCTTAATTCTATCGAGTCAAAAATACATGAATGGAGCAGGGATGACAGCCTGAATACCGTTGTAAAAGCTGCAAAACTGTGCCAAAAAGAAAATATCAATTTCTTTTTTATATTAACTATCAGCAGAAATAATATTCATACGTTCAAAAAAAGCATGGATTTTTTGAAATCTCACGGGATCCCTGTCTTAAGGTCCCCGTTTGTCCTCAGAGGCCAGGGAAGTAAATATCAGGATCTTTTGTTTTCAAAAGAAGATATGTGCGACGTTATTCATCCTGTCTTAAGAGAGTATCACTTGAGTTATGTAAGTTATGCTCCGTTTTTCACTTCTCCGGAATTAATTGAGAAAAAGCAGAATGAGTTTAACGTGAACCTCGGGCAGATGGGCTGCCAGGCAGCAAAAGGGTTTGTGGGCGTGAACGCCGAAGGCGATGTAGCTCCCTGCGTCCAGCTGCTGGACAGCGAAGTAAAATGCGGCAACGTCCGTGAAACTCCGTTTTACGAGATATTAAAAAACAACGATATCCTTGAAACTGTGAGGAAAAGAACCGGCTTGAAGGGAAAGTGCGGTATTTGCCGTTATAAGCATACTTGCGGAGGGTGCCGGGCAGTGGCCTATTACAAAACAGGGGATTATTTGGAGTCCGACCCTAATTGTTTTTTTGAACCGAAAGATGAGAATACCAGATCAGGTTTCGAACAGATACAAAATGAAAATGCGGAAAAGTTCATTAGTTTCATATCAAGCCAGGAGCCCTGGAGTTCTCTTTTTAAAAAATGA
- a CDS encoding alpha/beta fold hydrolase: MQNGKLMSLFLSKLWMLVAIIAGTYLVITMAFFVIQEHLVFFPSRELVSTPNYIKLDFEKIEFKTSDGETINAWFIPKQGSARVILMCHGNAGNISHRLDRIQNFNHMGLNVLVFDYRGYGKSSGKPGEEGTYRDALASWEYLINEKHFQPQDIIIYGESLGGAVAAWLAQDRPAAALILESAFTSIDELGQELYPLLPVKLLARIHYPTRKYLEQVRCPLLVIHSTEDDIVPFSHGQNIFITGNEPKTFLEIHGSHNEGFMVSAGLYEQGIESFVKSIASPSGTGNTSPSF, encoded by the coding sequence ATGCAAAACGGAAAACTTATGAGCCTGTTTTTATCAAAACTCTGGATGTTAGTTGCTATTATTGCAGGGACATACCTGGTGATAACTATGGCTTTTTTTGTTATTCAGGAGCATCTCGTATTTTTTCCTTCCCGTGAACTCGTTTCAACACCGAATTACATCAAACTGGACTTCGAAAAAATTGAATTTAAAACATCTGACGGGGAGACGATCAATGCATGGTTCATTCCCAAGCAGGGTTCTGCCCGCGTTATTTTGATGTGCCACGGAAATGCAGGCAACATTTCTCACCGTCTTGACAGGATACAGAATTTTAATCACATGGGGCTTAATGTACTGGTTTTCGATTACCGCGGCTACGGCAAAAGTTCGGGAAAACCCGGCGAAGAAGGGACATACCGCGATGCACTGGCATCCTGGGAATATCTGATAAACGAAAAACATTTCCAGCCGCAGGATATTATTATTTACGGCGAATCTCTCGGCGGCGCAGTTGCCGCATGGCTGGCACAGGACAGGCCTGCTGCAGCTCTTATCCTTGAATCCGCATTTACCTCTATAGATGAACTCGGCCAGGAGCTCTACCCATTACTTCCTGTTAAGCTGCTTGCCCGCATTCATTATCCAACCAGAAAGTACTTAGAGCAGGTCCGGTGCCCGCTGTTAGTCATCCACAGCACTGAAGATGATATCGTTCCGTTTTCACACGGTCAAAATATCTTTATAACAGGCAATGAACCGAAAACCTTCCTTGAAATACACGGTTCGCACAACGAAGGATTTATGGTCTCCGCAGGCCTTTACGAGCAGGGGATAGAGTCTTTCGTAAAAAGTATTGCTTCGCCGTCAGGTACCGGCAACACCAGTCCTAGTTTTTAA